ATGCTGTACAAAGTCCAACGCTCCATCCAGGTAGTGAACACCTCCTATGTAGTCGGTAGTCGTTGTGTTATTACCTGAAACTGCTACCTTTTGAAGTTTCATACCCACTGCATCGTAGGTGTAGGTCACTGATCCATCTGGCGTTACCACTGTCTGAGGTAGATTCAGGTAGTTGTAAGTGATACTGCTGATACCTTTATTGGCGTCAGAGATCATGTTTCCATTGGCGTCATAGCTGTAGTCTGTACCCGTCCCTGAGCTGCCATTGTCGAAACCTTTCGATTTCGTTCCAGATCCCGCATCTGTTACTTTCGCCAGACGGTTTGGGCTGCCTGTTTCGTAGCTATAGGTCAGCTCATCGATCTCACTTCCATCCATGTACCTTCTCAGGCTCTTGATGTTGCCATTCGCGTCATAGCTGATGCCATTCACCGTGAAGTCTCCATTCAGCCCTGTATTAGAGCTTGAGTAGACTGCAGTTTTGATGCGGTTCACATGATCGTAGCTATACTTGTAGGTCTGAGTTGTAGTATTGGTTCCGCCCAGACTCCTCCAGCTCATCTCTCCGATGTTGCCATTGTATTGTGGATTCGTCGCATCTTGATATTTGAGTGTCATCCCGAACTTATCAGTTCCACTGGTCGTTCCATTGTTGATTTTGGTCAGCCAGCCTCGGATGTTGTAGTCATAGTCTACATTTTGTATGCCTGCCAGGTCTTTGGTAGTTAGCTCTCCCAGTTCGTTGTAGCTCATCGCCACAGTACTGCTTTTACCATCTATGATCGTACGAGTGGTCTCCAGTCTACCCACATGGTCGTAGGTATAGATCTCCTCTATGTGCTTCACTGCAGACCCTGAGGTTTTCTTGTGATAGCGTTTCGTCTTTTGGACTTCCCCTGAGAAGAGATACTTATTGGTCACTCGGTCATAGCCTCCCAGATGGTTTTCTGTAAAAGTCTGAATCGGGCGATATTTATCATCATAGTAGATCACAGATTTCAAATAGGTATTGGATCCATCCAGCACCTTCGTTTTTGAGGCAGTCACCTGACCTTTCAAGGCCAGGTTTTTTTCTCCACTTTGTGGATAGCCACTCAATGCCACGAAAGCATAGCTACTCATGAAACTTGGGTAGCTGTCATAGTAGGTTACTGTCAACACATCATTGCTAGATACGCTAGGATAGCCGACATTGTTGTATTCATGTATACTTCCTCCTCGACTCACGTAGCGGGCCGAAGCACTTTGGCTTTTCAAGTCTTTCTGGATCTGGTCTCTTGAGCGGGTATCTGTCGTGATACCTGTCATCACCGGACGATTGAATTGGTCATATTTGGTAAAGTTCCATTCATTGGTACTTCGTTGGTTACCATCCTGTGTTAGCACCAGTCTATCCCATTGGTCATAGACCAGGTAGACCCAGTCTGCACCAGGCACCTTCTTGGCGATCATCCGCTGGCGCTCATCATAGAGATACTCGAAGGCCAGGTCTTTGAATTTACCATAGCGAATCGCAGGATGACCAGTGGCCGCCAGAAAGCTCTTACTTGCCGTAGCGGTAAAGCTAAAGCCGGGGGCCAGAGTGATCGAATGCGCTTCGCTGACGAACAGCTCTCCTCCCGGGTCTTGTTCGTCAAGCAATATATCTTCATCATAATATTGATTATCCTCATCCGCTACATTCACTGTCACACCATCTCTGGTGATGTTAGGTGGCAACACATAGCGCAGGTTACCAAAATCGTCATAGACATAGTAGGTATCCAGCCAGTCGTCTGCGGTAGAACCATTGCTTTGTTCATCTTCTACTCGTTTGAGTACAGTTCGACCTTGCTTGTCTATGTATTCCACTACTTCATTGTTGTTTTCATCTTCGGTCACATTCTTGTACAAGCTACCTGCCGCATAGTTCCCATTTTGCTCGGGTAGTCCCGATGGATCCAGTTGCCAGAGTTTGACTTCACTGGCTCCTACGATCTCGTAGCTCATCTCTACTGGACGGCTACTCCATGCACTCCCTGGACCATGCTGTTCAATGACCCGGTTGAGAGGTGAAGGTTCATACACGGATTGAGAAAAGGCATGACTTCCTTCATTATTCCCAAACATATTGTCATAGAAAGTATCCACATTCGTCTCCCAGTTAGCATCTGAGCCCACTGCAGAAGTTCGCGTGTAGGGCAAATAAGTCTTTTCCTGGCGTCCATAGTCATCATAGGTCACTACACTGACTATATCCTTATTAGTAGGCGATTGACTCTTGGCTACTGTCTGGGTGGGTCTGCCTAAACCGTCGAAATACTGCTCAGTTACTACTGCAGAACCAGCGTTAGTGGCACGGTATTGGGTACTTCGTACATAGTTCTCATCTTGAGCCCAGCCTTGAAGACCAGTCATCAATAGCACTAGGATTAGGATTGGTTGTTTCATCGCTAATTTCTTCATCGTTAGGCTGGTTTATTGGTTTTTGTAATTGTACTCGTAGGCCGACACTGGATTCCCCTCATCATCAATCACACGTTCCAGTCTGCCAAAATCATCATATTCGTAGTAGGTCGTCCTGCCGTTCGAGTCGGTTTGACTGGTCATTCCTACCAATGGATCGTAGGTATAGGTGGTGACCATGGCTCCACTTACACCATTGCGCAAAGCATTTAAGGCCGCTCTTAAATTGGCTTCATCACAACCAGTGGTTCCCTGACAGGTATCATCGTCTAGATTTGATTTACTTTGAATATTGCTAGCGTAACTCGAAATCTCTGAATAATTAGCTCCCTCTACTTTAGCTACAGGATACTTCGAATTATAGCCCCAGATAAAACTGGTAACAGTATTGTTGGCCATTTGCTGGCTGGTTACATTACCCCCTGCATCTCTAGTTAAAATACTAGCCTTTAATTCATAAGCATCAAAGGAAACACCATTACTAGAACCTGAAAAATTATCCAAGGGATTGACAATTTCTAAAGAATAGAAATCGCTAGGTAACTCATCTTCATCAAAACTAACCGCACTTGCTCCTGTTATCCTATCATTTACCCATCTAAATGTCTCAATGGGAACACCTACCATGTTTCTCCCAATCAATCCGGTCAATGCTCCACCTGCATAGTCCTCACTATATCTATAAGAAATCGCCTGAGTTCCACCACTGGAACTACTATGTTCTTCTTTAACAATTTGTAAATGTTGATCAGAACCATAAAAAAAATTGGTGGTTTTGGTGATCCATTGTCCATTATCAAGATCGGACTCTACTTTGCTGATCAACTGATTTTTATCTGAATTGATTGGATAAAAGAACATCACTGTCTCCACATGACTTCCAGAATTCCAATCTGGATTTACCGTTTCAAAATGAGTATGCAATAAAATTTGATGAAAGACTTTGCTATTGTCAGACATTTCAGAATCTGAATAAGTATTAACTAATGTGTAAATAGGTTGTCCAGAATCATTGGCCTTATACACTTCTTTAGAAAGCAAGTTTCCATTTTGCATATCAGCAAAAAAAGGAGTCTCAAGAGGTCGAATTATTGGTAAAGTAGGCAAGGAACCAGGCTGTACCGCGACGCTACAACTGAATGGGTTATAGTGTACAGATTCATATGGTCTTTCATTGTAATAGTTATAAACTTCCTTACCGATACTCCCCTCACCTCCTAGCTCTACGGTAACCTTGTCATATCCTACAATACTACCATTGAACAAATTTTCATCATATACTGGTCTGGAATGCATTTCAAGCCCCACTGTCCTACCACTTGTAGTTTCGCAATAATTTGGATAGGAATAGACAGTTTTCACCATGAGTTCCCCTCCCCCATAGGAATAATTTTTAGTGGTTATTTGGCCATCCCCATCATCATTTATGATTTGTTTGATTCTTAGTCCAGGACCGTATTCTAGATAATCGGCAACTGGTACTTCTACTAATTCCTCCCATATTACCTCAAAATACAACATGGCATTTCCAGATTCTGGATCCATATCTATTCCGCTAGCACCTGATGGAAGATTAAACTGGAGCAAATAATTGCCACCTTCTAAATATTGCTGAAAATTAACTTCTGTTCCTTGCGGTAGATTATGAAAAGTTTGATTTCCGTTCCCATTAATTGTGAGGGATGCTGTACCAAAACTATAAGGACCAATTGCAGAAAAACTGGCTTTGCACTGCATAGTTCCCGACAGATTAGATGGAACCTCCAGATTATAGGTATAATCAAAATTCGGAGATGTAGACGGAGTAATTAATTCTGTAGCATATTGCTGATAACCAATCCTTACATATTCCTTTTTTTCTTGCATGACCCACTTTGTGTCGCCAGATATAATCCCTAACAAATGCGGTTCAAACACAAAGTCTGTTTTACCCCCAGTCGGGTATTGAATAGAAGACAAAACATTTGATTCTACATAATCTTCATGTACCTCCCTATCTGCACCAGGTCTAGCCTCATTATCAGGCACAAGGGTGCTATTACTTGCCCTGTTGGCATAGCCCCAGTGATCTATCCCATATGATGTCTTTGGTAATAGATTTTTACCATTATAGGAGAAGTCATATCTACCATCGTTGATAGTCAATGCCTCTAATTTTAATCTTTTGGATATAAGGTTCGCTTCATCATCTAATGATATTTTATTGGCATACCCTGTACTGCCACTTGCCTCAAAATAACTTGTTTCTAGCTCAACAGTTTTTATCAATTGATCAACACCATTAATGCTAGAATAAACTTTGATATACCTTAATCTTTTTGCCCCTGAAAGATCCAATCTAGGATTGGCCGTATCTTCTATAAATTCGACATAGCCATTAGGAAAAGTTATCTTTTCCGGATAAAAAACATCGAAATCTACTGATTGTATGGATTCACTTGTCAATGGTTGATTACAAGGATTCCCAGTTCTAACTAGTTGAATAAGTTTAGGAATTCCTTGTACATTTAAAGCACTTGAATATTCAAATGTTATTTTACTGTTTTCACCTTTGACTGGTACAATTGAAGTCAAATACCAGGCTGTAATATACTTTTGCTCATCAATATTTGAATACTGTTTGCTTTCATATTTGTACACTGTCCCTTTTTCATCAGTAATTTCCCAATTGGTCGTACTTCCACTATTCTTTCTTTCAATCTTAGCATCCGAATGAATCAAAGTTTGCTGTTCATTGGCACCTACGATAATAAATTTTCCAACGCCAGCAGGATATGAAACGGAATATAAATCAGAAGACCAATCATTATTATTATATGGAGACATGGTAGGAAAATAATCCTTTTCAGAATTCTCAGTTTCCCAGAGATACATCTCAGCCACCCCGTCGCTATCAACATCCCAGGCTATATTACAATCATTATTAATAGGAGGAGGTAATGGCAAATCATTGACATGGGCCAAAAAACCAGTACCAGATGTCAAATCATCACTACCACGAATGTCTCTAGTAATGACACCTCCTGCATTTAGTGACCATCCTAGTCCTACCCAGCTGGCTTCTTCTGTAACTTTGTTACCTGAAGCATGATAGTCCAAAGATATTGGCAATTCAACATCTCCAGTGTTAATTGTATAAATTGGAATAGAAATCGATGGCGTTCCTGTGTATAGAGACACATCAATATCACCGAATTTAGATATAGCAGCAGCTTCAGGAGGCAAAGGCACTTGAGGTTGTAATAATTCCTGCCCCATTATAATTGAGCATTTTAAGAACACGCAAATAAAAATTGTTATGACCTTTCTGGCTTTAACCTGAAATCTCATATTCACTAGTTGGTTTAAAAGTAAATCCTTATTCATTTTATTTGATTTTCCAATTTTTCAATTCTTTCATTCTGCTCTTTGATCAGCTCTTGCTGCTCAATCAAATGAAGCGTCAACTCCTCAATCTTCTTGAGCAAGAGCATGTTCATCTCTCCCAGCTCTACCCCATTGGCTTCCATCTCAATGGCAGAGGGAACCTCTGGTAGGTGACGGTTTTGCTGGATGTATTGGGCTGTTTCTTCTAGTGTGGTGAGTTGATAGTCATCAGCAAAGACATAGTCTGGCCAGTTGTTGGCTTCAACCTTAACTTCTTTGGAACGAATGGTACCATTAACCTCCAGTTTTTGACCTGGATTTGCAGTCCCAATTCCGATATTGCCATTTGAATTGTCAATTACAAAGGCATCTGTTCGATCTACATTGGCATATCTCGTTACAATCCTAAAAAGATTGTCAGGGGCATTTACCGCTGAAGGCCAGGATTGATCCATTCCTATCTTCGCGCCTAAGCTACCACCATCTTGCACGAGTTCTATTCGGGCATTATCCCCTTCATTGCTGTTATCAGTATCAGCTTCTATTTTCAATACTGCATCACCATTCGTTCCCGTAGAAACATGCAATCTAGTCTGAGGATCTGTAGTACCAATCCCTACCTTCCTCTGATGCTCTTTGACATAGACCATGTTATGTGGCCCAATCTCTACCACCTGACCAGGATCAGTAATCAACTCTAGTTCAAAGACCTTAGAAGGATCAGAAATATCTGTGATGGTAAACCCTCTTGAATAAGAGGCATTCGGAGTAGGCTCTGTTTTTATTGCCAGATATCTATCGTGCTGATTTCCGATATAGCCCCATTTGAACTCAATTTGCTTATGATTATAATTGTACTCGCTAAGGATGGTATACTCTGCAGTATTGTAGCTACCAGATACAATGTGAGCGATCACCTGTAAGTGTGCATAATCCCCACTACCATTGATTTGCACTACATGTCTACCCCTAGTCTTCAGCTTGTACCAGGTACTACCATTGGGTGCCGTATTGTTATAAGTTTGTGAAAAAGCTGATTGTACCAAAAACAACAATACAGCAATAGAAAATAGTCTTTTCATTGGTTAAACGGTCTATAAACAGATGAATAAAAACAGCCAACAAATTGCCAAGTAGAGCAATATGAATAGGAAGGGAACAATATTAAGATTTGATTTTTCGGTTGGTTCATTTAATATAAAGTCATAAACATACTTATCACTGGAGCACGCTGGCTCTGATTCATTTTTCAGTAAAAGTTGTTCTCGGAAATGCTACCGCTATATTAAGACCTGACTGGCAGAATGTCAAATAACGGACACACTATTTCCCAAAACAATCTTCTGATCCATTATTGATCATCAGTCAAAACCAATTGCCCCAAACTGTTTCATCGCTCGCTTAATATTTGCTCAATCGCTTCCAACCTCTTAGTCAATGCTTCATTTTGACTTTCCAACTTCACCAATCTTTCCTCTTTGGTTTTGATTGCCTTTTCCTGTTCTATCGTATGCAACGTCAACTCCTCGATCTGATTGGCTAGTTGGCTATTGGCCATTGGCGCTTGGCTTTGCTCCTCCTTCAATTGCTGATTTTCTTTCTTAAGCTCTATCATATGCAGCGTCAGTTCCTCAATCTTCTTCAAGAGTAGCATATTCATCTCGCCCAGCTCTACGCCATTGGCTTCCATCTCTGCGGCAGAGGGAATCTCTGGGAGATGATGGTTTTCTTCGATGTAGGCAGCGGTTTCTTCTAGTGTGCTGAGCTGGTAGTCGGGGGAGAAGACATAATCGGGGGCGGGCACATCCAGGTCGACTCTGACTTCAGAGCTGTGGATGGTGCCATTGACTGTAAGGAGCTCGTCGGGCGTAGTTGTCCCTATTCCAACATTTCCATTATCATCAATACGCAATCCTTCAATAAGATCCCCATCACCCGTACTGTACAAAACAAGATGTGAATCGTATGTAGAACCATTACCTCCGTAATATGAAT
This is a stretch of genomic DNA from Reichenbachiella ulvae. It encodes these proteins:
- a CDS encoding RHS repeat-associated core domain-containing protein is translated as MKKLAMKQPILILVLLMTGLQGWAQDENYVRSTQYRATNAGSAVVTEQYFDGLGRPTQTVAKSQSPTNKDIVSVVTYDDYGRQEKTYLPYTRTSAVGSDANWETNVDTFYDNMFGNNEGSHAFSQSVYEPSPLNRVIEQHGPGSAWSSRPVEMSYEIVGASEVKLWQLDPSGLPEQNGNYAAGSLYKNVTEDENNNEVVEYIDKQGRTVLKRVEDEQSNGSTADDWLDTYYVYDDFGNLRYVLPPNITRDGVTVNVADEDNQYYDEDILLDEQDPGGELFVSEAHSITLAPGFSFTATASKSFLAATGHPAIRYGKFKDLAFEYLYDERQRMIAKKVPGADWVYLVYDQWDRLVLTQDGNQRSTNEWNFTKYDQFNRPVMTGITTDTRSRDQIQKDLKSQSASARYVSRGGSIHEYNNVGYPSVSSNDVLTVTYYDSYPSFMSSYAFVALSGYPQSGEKNLALKGQVTASKTKVLDGSNTYLKSVIYYDDKYRPIQTFTENHLGGYDRVTNKYLFSGEVQKTKRYHKKTSGSAVKHIEEIYTYDHVGRLETTRTIIDGKSSTVAMSYNELGELTTKDLAGIQNVDYDYNIRGWLTKINNGTTSGTDKFGMTLKYQDATNPQYNGNIGEMSWRSLGGTNTTTQTYKYSYDHVNRIKTAVYSSSNTGLNGDFTVNGISYDANGNIKSLRRYMDGSEIDELTYSYETGSPNRLAKVTDAGSGTKSKGFDNGSSGTGTDYSYDANGNMISDANKGISSITYNYLNLPQTVVTPDGSVTYTYDAVGMKLQKVAVSGNNTTTTDYIGGVHYLDGALDFVQHAEGRYKYTTSQYEYNLTDHLGNVRVTVNESGTVVQTDDYYPFGLTFNSYTSGTENLYKFNGVEEEKETGNYQTLFRGYDPSLGRFMQIDPMADFLPGINPYQFGFNNPVNMMDPDGLWPWNKKKKQDRNTKKQTHSKTGWGPGKKKEKQRKQRGKAPSSTASSSSNNNSTSNTDDDDDSSGGSDIPFIVFETPSLGGYEPQKSKVGVIDYTPREIPKPVVNKPISYPVFFQPTAGRHIETRPVWAEEQYTIPENVMHGLIIPIANYLKQKSGTTVDFQFRTASDLDEALPKNKSMTGQELLDKRAAAYKRAFKRLGIDPSRITTDGVQTVNNHLRIIIK
- a CDS encoding RHS repeat domain-containing protein yields the protein MGQELLQPQVPLPPEAAAISKFGDIDVSLYTGTPSISIPIYTINTGDVELPISLDYHASGNKVTEEASWVGLGWSLNAGGVITRDIRGSDDLTSGTGFLAHVNDLPLPPPINNDCNIAWDVDSDGVAEMYLWETENSEKDYFPTMSPYNNNDWSSDLYSVSYPAGVGKFIIVGANEQQTLIHSDAKIERKNSGSTTNWEITDEKGTVYKYESKQYSNIDEQKYITAWYLTSIVPVKGENSKITFEYSSALNVQGIPKLIQLVRTGNPCNQPLTSESIQSVDFDVFYPEKITFPNGYVEFIEDTANPRLDLSGAKRLRYIKVYSSINGVDQLIKTVELETSYFEASGSTGYANKISLDDEANLISKRLKLEALTINDGRYDFSYNGKNLLPKTSYGIDHWGYANRASNSTLVPDNEARPGADREVHEDYVESNVLSSIQYPTGGKTDFVFEPHLLGIISGDTKWVMQEKKEYVRIGYQQYATELITPSTSPNFDYTYNLEVPSNLSGTMQCKASFSAIGPYSFGTASLTINGNGNQTFHNLPQGTEVNFQQYLEGGNYLLQFNLPSGASGIDMDPESGNAMLYFEVIWEELVEVPVADYLEYGPGLRIKQIINDDGDGQITTKNYSYGGGELMVKTVYSYPNYCETTSGRTVGLEMHSRPVYDENLFNGSIVGYDKVTVELGGEGSIGKEVYNYYNERPYESVHYNPFSCSVAVQPGSLPTLPIIRPLETPFFADMQNGNLLSKEVYKANDSGQPIYTLVNTYSDSEMSDNSKVFHQILLHTHFETVNPDWNSGSHVETVMFFYPINSDKNQLISKVESDLDNGQWITKTTNFFYGSDQHLQIVKEEHSSSSGGTQAISYRYSEDYAGGALTGLIGRNMVGVPIETFRWVNDRITGASAVSFDEDELPSDFYSLEIVNPLDNFSGSSNGVSFDAYELKASILTRDAGGNVTSQQMANNTVTSFIWGYNSKYPVAKVEGANYSEISSYASNIQSKSNLDDDTCQGTTGCDEANLRAALNALRNGVSGAMVTTYTYDPLVGMTSQTDSNGRTTYYEYDDFGRLERVIDDEGNPVSAYEYNYKNQ